In Thermoleophilum album, the sequence CGATCTTCTCGAGCGTCGCCGGCGGCGCTCCCCGACCATGGCTGAACGCTCTGCGGCTGCTTTCGCTAGCCGACGGTCTACTGCTCGTCGCCTTGCTCTACGTGGCGGTCAGCCACAATGAGCCAGCCGTCGACGTGCTCGGCCCGGCGCACGGTGTGCTCTTCCTCGCCCTCCTGGCCGGGATCGGGGGCGGCGCCCGCAACGGCTGGTGGACGTGGCTTTTCTTCGTCGCGGTCGCGATCCTGGGCCCGCTTGCGTCGGTCCCCGGGTTGGAGCGGCTACGCAGACGTCGCTGAGGGCGCTATTGGACCGTCACGTCCATGAGCAGCACGTCCTCCACCAGCACGTCGGTCTCCGCGCGGAGCCGCTTGACGATGCGCTTCTTCAGCCGCCGGCGCCCGCTACGCCGGATCAGCGAGCTGGCCGGCGTCCCCGTGATGACGTCAGTGACGATGTCGCGCACGAGGGCCTCCTGCTCGAGGGGGCCGAAGCCCTCGGGCGGCTTTCCCTCCTCCTCGGGGAAAACGGTGTCCTCCAAGAGGAGGAGCGAGACGCTGACCTTCGCGAAGCGGTCCCCGTCGAGGTTGACGACGAACTCGCGCGGCAGCACGTAGCCGAACCCATCGACCTTGTGCTCCGGCTCGGCCGGCTTCGCCAGCGCGAACTTGTAGGCGCCGCCGCCCAGGGCAGCGACGAGCGCGACGGTGATCACGACTCGCTTCTTCATGGTTCCTCCATGGAACGTGGTTGCTCCGTCCTTGGAGCAGGTGCTCCCGGCTTCGTCGGATTGCGGGTGCTTCTGAAGCGTCCCGGCGCCCGCGTGGACAATCCGACAGTACGTAGGACTTGCGGCGTCAGTCGGTCGAGCGAACCGTGATGCTCGCGCGACTGTCTACCGCGGACCCCGTGTCCAGGGTCGAGTCGTCCCGCGATTCCAGGAAGTAGATGAGCGCCGCGACGAGCACGAGCGCGATGGCGATGGCGGCGAGCCAGTACGCGACTCGCAGGAGCGCCCTCTTGGCTCGGTGACCTCGATCGTCAGTCATGGTCCCTACTCTATGTAGGAGTATGTCGCTCCTCGCCTCTGGGCGGCCGCGCCCGTCCGACGGAACCGCCCCGGTCGTGCAGCTCTCACAGGGTTTGGCCATAGCGCTCGTCGCGGCGGCGCTCGGATACGCGCTCCACCACCTTCCGTTCCTCGAAGACCACGCGATGCTCAGCGCTGCGCTTTCCGTCGCGGCCGCAGGAGTGGCCGCTGTCGCGCTCGGCGCGGTGGCCGTCCCCAGCCGGCGCCGTCTCCTTCCTGTGGTCGTCTTCGCGCCGGGGCGTACCAGCCCCGTTCAGCCCCTGGAACGCCGAGATATCGACTTCTGCGTCGCCCTGCACCGAGAGGCACTCGGGCATGGATTCTTCGTCGAGCTCGGTGATCGCTTCATGCGGGCGTACTACCGGACGTTCCTCGACTCGCCCCACGCTGTCGCGATCAAGACGGACGTTGGCGGGCAGGCAGTCGGCTTTCTCGTTGGCGCGACACGGGCGCGCGCTCACCGGCGCTGGACGCTCCGACATCGCGGCGCCACCCTGGCGTTGCTCGCCGCAGCCGGCCTCGTCGGTCACCCGCGAGTCGCGGTGCGTTTCGTCCGCACGAGACTCGCCCGTTACCTGCGAACGTGGCGTCGGCATCGGGTGAACGAATCGGCACAGCGGTCGGTTGTCGCGCCGGACCCGGCTGTCCTGACGCACGTTGCCGTCGTACCCGGCGCGCGCGGCTCCGGTGCCGGCCAACAGCTCGTCGAGGCGTTCACCGACCACGCGCGGCGTGCGGGTGCCGACCGTGCGCTGCTGACCACGCTCGCCGGCGAAGGTGGCGCCGGCGGCTTCTATGAGCGTCTCGGCTGGCGCAAGTCGGGAGTTCACACGACCGCCGATGGGCATCGCGTGGAGGAATGGACGTTCGCCCTCGAGGTCGCCATCCCGTGAGAGCCGTGCTGCTGGTCCTCGCCACGTGCGCGAGCGTGGCACTGGTTGCGTGCGGCGGCGACGAGGCGGCCCAACAAGGGACCTCGACGGCGGCTGGTCAGCGCTCGCCTGCGACCGTCCCAGTCAGCCGGCCGCAGGTCGAGCCGTTCGTTCCGGACAGTGCCGAGGTGTACGCCAATGGCAAGCGCCTCGCCGGTCAGATCGCACAGGACGCGCTGACGTATCGACGGGGCGCGACCGCGCGGGAAGTCGCTGAGTCCCTGCCGGATGCCGCGGTATCGACGCGGAGGCTTGCACGCATCCTCGCGCCGGTCGTCGACCCGGAGATGCGCTCCACCGGCCAGGTCGTCTACCCGCAGCTCTCCGGAGTGACCGAGACGTCGCTCGGGGTGATGGTCGTGGTGCGGCAGACGCTCGAGAGCGCCGACGGCGCCCGCAGTTCGTTCACCCGGGTTCTCGACGTGCGCCTCCGCCGGTCGGGCGGGCCCTGGGAGTTCGACTCCATCGCGTCGGTCGGCGGGCGGCCTATGTCTCGCCCGGCTTCGCTCCCCGATGAGGCGGAGCGCGTCCTAGACCATCCCAACATCGAGCTTTCCGACAGCGCCCGCTGGGACATCTATCGCGGTAACGTCGACCCGTCGCTGCTCACCGCGCTCGCGAACGTCGCTGACGAGCACGAGCTTGCCGTGGCCGTCATCAAGTCGGGCCATCCGCCGAACGTTTGGGCCACCGACCGTGCAAGCGCCCATTCGCGTGGGTTCGCAGCCGACATCTACGCGGTCGACGGCGAGCTCGTCATTCGCCAGCGGCAGGTTGGTACCGGCGCCCACGCCGCCGCTCGGATGTTCTTCGAGGGCGGCGCGCGACAGCTAGGGAGCCCCTGGTCGTTCGGAGGCGGGAGGCGGTCGTTCACCGACCCGGTCCACCAGGACCACATCCACGTCCAGCAGGCGGCGGTGCGAGACGTCGCCGACGGCGATTAGCACGGACGCCAGGATGGACATTGCCGTCATCACCATCGGAATCGACCCGACGATCGAGCTCGGGCCGATCACGCTCGCGTGGCATGGGATCGGGATTGCCGCTGGCATCGCGGTGGGCGCGGTGTTCGCGCGGCGATATGCGAGCGAGCGCGACCTCGATCGCGAGGCGCTTCTCAGCGCCGTGATCGTCATCGCCCTGGCCGGGATCGTCGGCGCACGGTTGTTTTTCCTCTTAGAGAACGACCCGGGCGCGCTCCTCCGCCCGGCCGACTGGTTCGGCACCAACGGCTTTGCGTTCTACGGCGGGATGATCTTCGGAACCGCAGCCGCTGCGCTGTTTCTGTGGCGGACCCGGCTCGGACTCCGCTATCTCGACGCCATCGCGGCGGGCTTTCCGATCGGCATGGCCGTCGGCCGCGTCGGTGATGTCATCAACGGCGAGCACTACGGTCCGCCTAGCGACCTACCGTGGGCCGTCCGCAACACCCACCCCGACGCGGACGTTCCGAGCACAGCCATGGCCTACCACTCCGGTGGGCTGTACGAGGTCGTGCTCGCCCTTGTCATGTTCGCGGTCATCTGGCCGCTGCGACACCGTTTCCAGAAGCAGCTGACGCTGCTATGGACCGTCGTCGGCGCCTACGGCTTGGGCCGCTTCGTCATGTTCTTCTACCGCGCCGACAGCGAGGACGCCGCTCTGGGTCTCAACGGCGCGCAGTGGACAAGTGTTGCGCTGGTCGGCATCGCGGCGGTCGGGATCGCGTGGGCGAAACTTCGGAAACGAGGCAGTTCGGCGTCCGACAGACCGTAGTACCCTCGAAGCACTCCCATGGCGGCCCCCAAGAAGGAACTCGACTTCAGCGGCGAGCTGCAGAATGCCGTGATGGCGGCGGTGTGGGAACTGGGGGAGGCGAAGGTCGACGACGTCCGCAACTTGCTCCCAAGGCGACGGCGCCCGGCGTACAACACGGTCCAGACCGTGATGAACCGGCTCGTGGAGCGCGGGCTCCTCAAACGTACGCGCCAGGGCAACGCCTACGTGTACAGCGCGAAGCTTGCAGAGGCCGAGTACCTGGCGCGTACGATCCAGACGCGCCTCGCCGGCGCGTCCCCCAGTGCACGGAGGGCCGTTCTCGTCAATCTCGTCGGCGAGCTCGAGAGCGACGACCTCGACGAGCTCGCTCGCTACGCAAACCGCATCAGGCGGGCACGGGGGAAAGCCGGGTCATGACGGTGCAGCTGGCGGCCGCCGCGGTGCTCGCCGGCGCCCTCTCGCTACCCCACATTCTCCCGCTCCGCATCGTCGCGCCCACCACCGCGGCGACGATCTGGTTCGCCGCGCTGGCGCTGAGGGCGCTGACGGCGATCGGGCTTGCCGCCTTCGTGTTGCTCTACGTACCGCAGACCGGCGCGTTCCGGGCGGTCGCGGAGCGGTGCTGGCACGCGATCCTCCCGCTCTTGACAGACCATCTCGGCCCGTCAGCCCACCCGCTCGCTGACGCGGCGGTGATCTTGCCCGCGATGGTCCTCGCGACCTCGGCGGTCTGGGTCGCCTGCGGGCTCATCCGTGCGGCAGTAGCCGTGGACCTTCATATCCGGCGGCGCGCACGCGCTCGTGGACCGCTGGGGAGCACCGTCGTCGAGGACAACGACGTCGTCGTCGCGGTCGCCGGCATCGGTCGTGGGCGGATCGTCGTCTCCGATACGGCTCTCGGCGTGCTTGATGCCGAGGAGCTTGAGGCGAGCGTTACGCACGAGCTCGGCCACATCAAGCGGCGGCACCGGCCGCTGCTCGTCCTTGGGTCGCTTCTCGCCGCGATCGGCCGCTGGCTCCCGGGCACGGCAGCGGCCGAGCGCGAGCTCGCGTTCAGCCTCGAGCGCGATGCCGACGAGTTCGCGGTCTCACGCACCGCCAACCCGCTCGCGCTCGCAAGTGCGATCTGCAAGGCCGCTCAGGCGCGGGGCGCGAGCGCCATCGTTCCGGCCCTCGGAGGACGTGGCCCTGTCGGTCAACGCCTGGACGACCTGCTTGCCGGCGGCCGCCGGCGAGGCGGTCGCGGGCTGGAGCGTGCCGCGCGAGCGCTGGCCCTGCTCATGCTTGTGCTCGTCGGTCTCGTCGCCGTCACGATGCCTAGCTGGGCGCTGGCAGCGCCCAGCAAGCAGTCGGTCGACGCGACGCTCACAAGCTGTCACGACCACGCCTAGCGGGCCGACCCGTCGGGTCTCAACCCGCGGCGCGCGGTTACGGCTTCGCGCCTCGAGCCGTTCTAGAGGCCGACGGGTCGATAGGACAACCGCTCTCCAATAGCGCCAGGCGCCGCCGCACCGCGACGACGGCGAGCGTGACGGCCGTGATGCCGAGCAGCGGCTGAATCGGCTCGAAGTACGTCAGCGCGCCAGACACGCCGAGCGTCGCGACGACGAGCTTGTTGCAGATCGGGCAGCCGATCGCGAAGGTCCCGAGCAGGCCACCGCCGGTCGCCTGCGCCGTGCCGCGTGCATCGCGGCGCGCTACGACGTAGGTGGCGATCAGCACGCCAAGAGCGGCGCTCAGAATCGGCCACAGCACCAGGTCGAGCGTGCGGACTGCGGTCATCCGGTCAAACCACGGGTTCGGCAACACGTCCGTCGGAATGCCGATCGCCGCTGCTGCGAGGACCGTCGCGGGGACCGCGGCGAGCAACAGCCTGGCATTCAGCAGGAGCGTCACCTGGACGATTCTACGTACCTATCTCCGACGGACTGTAGGAGCCGGGCGGTAGAGCGCGGCGCGGCGCTCGCCAGGCAAGCCGTCAGCATCGCTAGTCTGCCGACGCGATCAGGGGCGCCTGATAAGGTGCGACCGACATTTTGTAGGAATTGCCGAATCCGCCACCCCTCGACGTGGCGGTACGGGGGACCCAGGTTTCGGGGCGAATCGGCCCGCCATAGGCCGTAGCGCAGCTCTTTCGGCGCGAGCCCGACAGCTAACCCCGGAGGCGCCCGACGAAAGAGAGGTCTGTCGCATGTCACAGCCGGCCGTGCGCCACGCGGTCGTACTTGCCGTCGTGGCGGTGTTGACTGGAGCCGGTTCCGCCTACGGCGCCTTCGGAGACCGCCCGCTCGAGTCGGGCGACCGCGGCCAAGACGTCCGCGTCCTGCAGTCCTGGCTCACGCGGCTCGGTTTCCCGACGACGGTCGATGGCGCGTTCGGGGAGCTCACGGCCCGTGCCGTCTATCGCTACGAACGCGAGAACGGACTCAAGCGCGACCGCAAAGTCAGCCGCGCACAGGCCCGCCGCATGCGTCGACAGGTCGAGGGCGAGGGCGCCGGCGCCCGAAGGACGGGTGACGACGAGGAAGAGCGCGTGTTCACCTTCGGGGAACGGGCGCTGCGCCGTGGCGATCGCGGCCGTGACGTGCGGGTCCTGCAGTCGTGGCTGGCTCGGCTTGGCATTCCGACCGAGGTCGACGGCGCGTTCGGCGCTCGAACCGAGGCGAACGTGAGGAGCTACGACGAGTGGAACGGGTTGCGGGTGAACGGTGAGGTGAGCCGGTCCCAGGCCCGGTTGATGCGCCGCCAGGTCGAAGAGGGCATGGATCTTCCTGCGACGCCGCCACCAGGTGGCGGTGACGCCAAGGTCGAGACGAGCGGATCGCACGTCTTTCCAGTCCAGGGCACGCACCGCTACGGCGACGGTTTGGGTGCCGGGCGCGGTCACCGCGGCGTCGACGTCTTCGCAGAGTGCCGCACTCCGCTCGTCGCTGCGCAGGGCGGCGAGGTCGACTACGCCGGATACAACTCGTCAGCCGGCTACGACGCCGTCATCAACGGTGCTGAGTCCGGGCAGGACTACATCTACATGCATATGTCCTCTGCGCCGCTGGTCAAGGCCGGCGACACCGTGCAGACCGGGCAGCAGATCGGAACCGTCGGCGAGACGGGCAATGCGAGTGGATGCCATCTCCACTTCGAGTTGTGGTCGGGGCCCGGCTGGTACAAGGGGGGCGACTTCCTCGACCCCCTGCCTGCTCTCCGCTCTTGGGATGGCCAGCAGTAGGCGACAAGGGGCGCCACCGCACGATCGTCCGGCGGTGCGTCGGGATCAGAGACACGGCGGGCCGGCGCATCCACGCGCCGACCCGCCATGGTTTGCGCGCTCTTGAGCTATGCGAGCCATCTCGATGGCGCCCTCTT encodes:
- a CDS encoding M56 family metallopeptidase; translated protein: MTVQLAAAAVLAGALSLPHILPLRIVAPTTAATIWFAALALRALTAIGLAAFVLLYVPQTGAFRAVAERCWHAILPLLTDHLGPSAHPLADAAVILPAMVLATSAVWVACGLIRAAVAVDLHIRRRARARGPLGSTVVEDNDVVVAVAGIGRGRIVVSDTALGVLDAEELEASVTHELGHIKRRHRPLLVLGSLLAAIGRWLPGTAAAERELAFSLERDADEFAVSRTANPLALASAICKAAQARGASAIVPALGGRGPVGQRLDDLLAGGRRRGGRGLERAARALALLMLVLVGLVAVTMPSWALAAPSKQSVDATLTSCHDHA
- a CDS encoding DUF3817 domain-containing protein; translated protein: MKEQSGARPIFSSVAGGAPRPWLNALRLLSLADGLLLVALLYVAVSHNEPAVDVLGPAHGVLFLALLAGIGGGARNGWWTWLFFVAVAILGPLASVPGLERLRRRR
- a CDS encoding BlaI/MecI/CopY family transcriptional regulator, whose translation is MAAPKKELDFSGELQNAVMAAVWELGEAKVDDVRNLLPRRRRPAYNTVQTVMNRLVERGLLKRTRQGNAYVYSAKLAEAEYLARTIQTRLAGASPSARRAVLVNLVGELESDDLDELARYANRIRRARGKAGS
- a CDS encoding GNAT family N-acetyltransferase, with product MNESAQRSVVAPDPAVLTHVAVVPGARGSGAGQQLVEAFTDHARRAGADRALLTTLAGEGGAGGFYERLGWRKSGVHTTADGHRVEEWTFALEVAIP
- a CDS encoding peptidoglycan-binding protein; amino-acid sequence: MSQPAVRHAVVLAVVAVLTGAGSAYGAFGDRPLESGDRGQDVRVLQSWLTRLGFPTTVDGAFGELTARAVYRYERENGLKRDRKVSRAQARRMRRQVEGEGAGARRTGDDEEERVFTFGERALRRGDRGRDVRVLQSWLARLGIPTEVDGAFGARTEANVRSYDEWNGLRVNGEVSRSQARLMRRQVEEGMDLPATPPPGGGDAKVETSGSHVFPVQGTHRYGDGLGAGRGHRGVDVFAECRTPLVAAQGGEVDYAGYNSSAGYDAVINGAESGQDYIYMHMSSAPLVKAGDTVQTGQQIGTVGETGNASGCHLHFELWSGPGWYKGGDFLDPLPALRSWDGQQ
- a CDS encoding prolipoprotein diacylglyceryl transferase, with the protein product MDIAVITIGIDPTIELGPITLAWHGIGIAAGIAVGAVFARRYASERDLDREALLSAVIVIALAGIVGARLFFLLENDPGALLRPADWFGTNGFAFYGGMIFGTAAAALFLWRTRLGLRYLDAIAAGFPIGMAVGRVGDVINGEHYGPPSDLPWAVRNTHPDADVPSTAMAYHSGGLYEVVLALVMFAVIWPLRHRFQKQLTLLWTVVGAYGLGRFVMFFYRADSEDAALGLNGAQWTSVALVGIAAVGIAWAKLRKRGSSASDRP
- a CDS encoding flagellar basal body-associated FliL family protein codes for the protein MKKRVVITVALVAALGGGAYKFALAKPAEPEHKVDGFGYVLPREFVVNLDGDRFAKVSVSLLLLEDTVFPEEEGKPPEGFGPLEQEALVRDIVTDVITGTPASSLIRRSGRRRLKKRIVKRLRAETDVLVEDVLLMDVTVQ